The DNA sequence CCTAAGCACTAGGCTAGATGTCACTATGACTAATAGGTCTCTCCTCTGGCTCAGGTGCAAGTCAGACAGGAAGCAGAAGACGATATGTCTTATtgaaaataaaacacacacaacatcaaTCTCTCTTTTTTCACTTGTCTGCATatgtacacactacctcatacaGTATGCAAATACACTCTCTAAACCCAGCTTTCCTtttttggcacacacacacacacacacacacacacacacctctctccaggTCACACTCCGGTGATGACGCCCCGCTACACTCGCTGCGTGGTCccaggacaggagagatgaggcCAAAGTCAGACAGCGAGACTGGGCTGGGAAGGTCCAGACTGCAGGGGCGTGAGGAGGGagcaggggaagaggaggaggaggggcagggCGAGGAAGAGCTGGAAAAGGGACAGGGCGAGGGGAGGTCCTGGAGGCTGTtgggggagtgggaggaggagaccAGGCTGCAGGTGGAGCGGGTCTCTGAGTCCTCCTCTGACATGAGACTGCTGCTGCAGGTCTCATCCTCAAATGACTCGGACGTcactgcagagacagagagaggggaagagtggttgAGATGTAACAAGCCTTTACTGTACAACTGAGTGTACATGCAGAGCATCAATGTGGCATCCACAAAATCCACATTCTCCAAAGAGCAAACAGGAAGCTGGAGATTGAGTGTGAAGGGGTTTAGgtgaaaaagggagggagagagagggcaagggTAAGGAACGTAGAGAAAGGGTGTAGGAAGAAAAAGCAAACGAGGGAGACAGTTGGTGggtagaagggggagagagactccTTGAAATACTGCAGACACATACTTTACACTGAAAGTGGGAGTATGAGACATACAGCACTTCAAGACTAATATGAGATCCATTTCCCGTGTATGGGTCAAAAGTCACAAATTCCAACATGGATGGCGACTGTATGAATGAAGGAATGTTTTTATGACCTTGAACTATGGGCAATCGCTGATTCTTTTGTTTACTACCATTGGAGAGTTTGAAACAGACACAGCATATTACTGTTTATGTGGGTTAACGCGCAACAGCAATAACCTTAGCCAATGGCGGCTAAGTGGGTCAGCCAGCAGTAGGGCTCTGAGGTTGCCATGGAAACATCATCCCGCAGCCCATAATGCAGGACAATGGGAGGTGGATCAGTGAGTGACACACACTGCTGTAAACATCCACGGTCTTCGTCTGACTACAGTTCAGCCTCAATCTCATCACAGTGCGTATCTTCAGCACTTAACTGATTCAGGATCAGCTGTCATAAGTcaagtcctaaccttaaccataggAGCTTAAACAGTAACGCCGTCTCTAGGCTAGTTGACATATCATGGGATCTTCTGCAAAGTCAATACAGGCATTTTAAATTAAACAGGAATTTCCTTTGAAAGAAAATGTAATTAACAGACTTCAAAAGAGCACATTTAGCATTTAGTATTGTACATTATTTAGACACCAACGCAGGGCAGTGCTTCACTTTCATTAAAGTCAACCTCAAACATCCTGTGCGCCTTTAATGTTCCAATTCTAGGAAAACATTCCAAGAAAACAGGCAACCCTCTCAGGAGCAGGACACAATCTTGATGTTTTCAAAGAATAGCCATTATTAAGACCTCCCTGCACAATATCAATAATGACGTTTTCTAGGAATTCCTACGAAGGGTTTCAAAGAACAAGTCAGAAGGAGAGTCAAcagggtgtgtatgtgtttatgtgccATACCCAACTACTAGTGAAAAGTAGGCAAGGCTGGCTGTTTAGCCTCACTATGTAGGACAGCTGATCCAAGAACAGTTTCCGCAGTTTTCAAGCACAGAAATGAAATGACCAGAACATCATGCATTGTAAGTGTACTCACTGGAGATGCCATCTGACTCCATCTTGAAGCTGGCAATGTCATCCACTGCGACACTGTCGCCATCGGCGCCCACGCCCCGCCCCCGGGGGCCCATGGCTGAGTTGCGTCGGCGTTCGTGGATCTCGTCTGAGATCATCTCCAGGTTTCTCAGAGCTGTCTTGTACCCTTCTTTGGCCTGGCTCAGCTTGGCCTGCAACTCATCCACGTTCTTCTTTAGGTGCTACAGAAAGGGAGTCATTGTTAGCATTAGCTTGCTAAACACAGTtaagtacacacactcacacaaaggcAGAAGGAGAAACCATCATTGCCATAAATGGTTTAGACCTGAGATGACATGGCAATATGTTCAAGGTCAAAGTTTATTGACCTAGGTCACATCAGTAAAGATCTAACCACAGTGCAGAGTCCACAATAACAAGACAGTAAGACTcctaaaatctaaaatacattCAAAAAGGTCTATAAAGGCAGGCAAAttccagtgtagtgtagtgtagtgtagtgctcACATACCTCAAGCTGTAGGTAGTACTTTGCCTTCAACTCAAAGTAAGGTCTGCGGGAGAGATGTCAATCAAAAAGAGAGCgggaagagggggaaaaaaatagggAAGGAGAAAGATTAGAGGCAATGACAACTCAGAACAGCTGTGTACATATCACCAAGGCAACAGGGTGAGATATAGGGTTATCACATTAGATGAGCTAACCATGGAGAAAGGATTAGACAGAGAGCTGAGGCAACACAGAGCAAGACAGGCTCAGTCCCAACACTCTAAAACGGTCTCTTTTCTCATCTTCACACTAAATAGGTTTCAACCATACTAATTACACAAATCAAGTACATGATCTGTGGTCATGacggaaaggagacaaggaagcTTTTTAAGACTATATGTAATTGGCAACAGCCTCAGTCACAGCAGGGAAACTACTTTACACTGTACACTCCCTCCCCAACACAGACCTCCAGTCTATGGAGTTTAGTAAAAACCTGACCGTATATACTAACCAGAACACCACCACATTGTCTCTCTTTGTGCTGCTAGGAACAAAAACAGCCACTATTTCATCATCAAAGGTCGAAAATGACACTTGCACGCCACAGGagtttggtggcaccttaattggggaggacagtcTCGAGGAATAAGtgtaatggtatcaaatacattacaTACATGGGTTCCATGTGTTTGGTGCCATTCCGTTCATTTCTTTCCAGACATTATtacgagccgtcctcccctcagcagcctccactgttgcaCGCACATTtactttttgcacatttatatTCATTTATTTTGTTCAAGTTGACCTTTTTCAAGCTACTGAAAAATCTCCGCCATGAAAGATCAATGTCTTGGAAAAGGTCACTGTCGACAAATAAACatgaatgtgtgaatgtgtgagtcGCAGACCATTTGGTAATTGATGCAGTGGTTGTATCAGGTTCACTTTGACTTCTCAGTCTTTTAACTACAGTGTAGTTGGGTTGTGGTCGCAACACAGTCATATGGGACTCACTTGGACTTGTTGATGGTGCGTTTGAGTTTCTTCTCCAGCTGTTTCATGCGGCCCATGGCTGCCGTGTACTTGGCTGCTGTCTCCTTGTGCACCAGCTCACTCCGTGTCTTTGTATGCTCCGCCTCCATCACCTGCAACAGCCAATCAGAACTCAGTCTCGCAACTACACGGAAATGTGACAATGTGACTTCCTAACTTGCGAAGCATTAATTTCCATCCACATTATGCCTTTAACCTTTGAATAGTAACATTCAGGTGTCAAATGTAGGTTTGACAGACAGTCATGTTGCACTAATGCAATTCGCAGCACCccattccctcctccccctccatgcaGTACGGTACTCACCCTCTGGGTGGCGTGGTTGAGCATCTCCTGCCAGGCTGAGTCAAACTGCCTGGTGTCCTCCTCCAGGAGCCTCTGCTCTGCCAGGGCGATGGTCTCCTTGGCCGCACGCAGCACCTCCGTGGCCCTCTGGAAGTCCTGGGTGGCTCTCTGGGCCTCCAGCTGAGCCTGGGCAATGGGTAGAGAGACAACATGTCAGATATGCACTGAGATCAGCCACAGAACCAGACCTTCACTGGGTCTCCTGCAGAATCATCTGCACAACAGATGGGATGAGACCCTACCAGACATACTTCATGACTGGGTCTCTAGCTGGGCCTGGGCAACGGGTAGAGTGACAGCCTGCCAGACAGGCACCTAAAGAGGCCATGACATTCTGTCGCC is a window from the Oncorhynchus tshawytscha isolate Ot180627B linkage group LG03, Otsh_v2.0, whole genome shotgun sequence genome containing:
- the sh3bp5b gene encoding SH3 domain-binding protein 5 gives rise to the protein MDHLEKENRSDEDSEYEEEEVDPRIQGELEKLNQSTDDINRCETQLEDARQKFRSVLVEATVKLDELVKKIGKAVEESKPYWEARRVARQAQLEAQRATQDFQRATEVLRAAKETIALAEQRLLEEDTRQFDSAWQEMLNHATQRVMEAEHTKTRSELVHKETAAKYTAAMGRMKQLEKKLKRTINKSKPYFELKAKYYLQLEHLKKNVDELQAKLSQAKEGYKTALRNLEMISDEIHERRRNSAMGPRGRGVGADGDSVAVDDIASFKMESDGISMTSESFEDETCSSSLMSEEDSETRSTCSLVSSSHSPNSLQDLPSPCPFSSSSSPCPSSSSSPAPSSRPCSLDLPSPVSLSDFGLISPVLGPRSECSGASSPECDLERGDRAEGAEGELDNTVNNNSTTVPNTKKTTGLEGRLSFLSLRRLRNDSTKNAKRERQSRSQAPPQTVVLINGV